The Cannabis sativa cultivar Pink pepper isolate KNU-18-1 unplaced genomic scaffold, ASM2916894v1 Contig3, whole genome shotgun sequence genome window below encodes:
- the LOC133033124 gene encoding protein FAR1-RELATED SEQUENCE 4-like, whose product MTNEYNKPLTVLIGVNHHFNTCIFGFALLLHEKLPSYSWLLQKFLECHGDKKPSVVVTDQDAAMKQAIVEHMPDVTHRLCAWHLNTNASKKVKDPIFLKTFKDLMYNYYEEEEFEARWLDVIQTQQLTNNEWRQTTFESRQQWAESYLRGSFVAGMRTTQRCESINSALKKFLEKNYCLREFVTTIDMTVSKLRHNETANDFKSRCTRPHPPNPTCLTTYYNQCAEFYTRTMYHKVAEQLDLENNYFVLTQEQEGEWQIFTIGKFQHPDVQYRVHYREGRRALHRSCLLYESQVVPL is encoded by the coding sequence ATGACGAATGAGTACAATAAGCCCCTCACTGTTCTCATTGGCGTCAACCACCATTTCAACACATGCATCTTCGGATTTGCTCTCCTCCTCCACGAGAAGCTTCCATCATATTCTTGGCTACTTCAAAAATTTCTAGAATGCCATGGAGATAAGAAGCCAAGTGTTGTAGTTACTGACCAAGATGCGGCCATGAAACAGGCTATCGTTGAACACATGCCTGATGTTACGCACCGTCTCTGCGCTTGGCATCTCAATACAAATGCTTCGAAAAAGGTTAAAGATCCGATCTTCTTAAAAACATTTAAGGATCTCATGTACAACTACTACGAGGAGGAAGAATTTGAAGCAAGATGGTTAGACGTCATCCAAACCCAACAACTAACAAATAATGAATGGCGTCAAACAACATTTGAGTCAAGACAACAATGGGCAGAAAGTTATTTAAGGGGTTCATTCGTTGCAGGAATGAGAACCACACAACGTTGCGAATCCATCAACTCCGCTCTAAAAAAATTTTTAGAGAAGAATTATTGCTTGCGTGAATTTGTAACAACCATAGATATGACAGTCTCAAAGCTCAGACACAACGAGACTGCAAATGACTTCAAAAGTAGATGCACTCGACCTCACCCACCTAATCCTACATGCTTGACCACTTACTACAACCAATGTGctgaattctacacaagaaCTATGTACCACAAGGTTGCTGAGCAGCTTGATTTAGAGAATAACTATTTTGTCCTAACTCAAGAGCAAGAAGGAGAGTGGCAGATATTCACCATTGGAAAGTTCCAGCATCCGGACGTCCAATACCGAGTTCATTACCGTGAAGGCCGACGAGCACTACACCGTAGTTGCTTGCTCTATGAAAGTCAAGTGGTACCCTTGTAG